A region from the Microcella frigidaquae genome encodes:
- a CDS encoding WXG100 family type VII secretion target, whose product MTRYQVDSEAVIAATAATRGSIGRLQSEAAVLQGTLSGLQSTWSGSAASAFQSLVAEWTAAYQRVEQTLTAMNEALAHAGQGYAEVEAQAARMFLR is encoded by the coding sequence ATGACGCGCTACCAGGTCGACAGCGAGGCCGTCATCGCCGCCACCGCCGCCACCCGCGGCTCGATCGGGCGCCTGCAGTCGGAGGCCGCGGTGCTCCAGGGCACTCTGTCGGGCTTGCAGAGCACCTGGAGCGGCTCGGCCGCGAGCGCCTTCCAGAGCCTCGTCGCCGAGTGGACGGCCGCCTACCAGCGCGTCGAGCAGACCCTCACCGCCATGAACGAGGCGCTCGCGCACGCCGGCCAGGGCTACGCGGAGGTCGAGGCGCAGGCCGCGCGCATGTTCCTCCGTTGA
- a CDS encoding DUF2470 domain-containing protein — MSTEPFAFDPAIVAGVLHHMNDDHADDNLLFARAFGDPAASTARMVGVDGVGGDWLFAVGDGPEQALRLVWREPISERPQIRQEIVALYDRACAALGVEPRPHD, encoded by the coding sequence GTGAGCACTGAGCCTTTCGCCTTCGACCCCGCGATCGTCGCCGGGGTGCTGCACCACATGAACGACGACCACGCGGACGACAATCTGCTGTTCGCTCGAGCGTTCGGCGACCCGGCCGCGTCGACCGCGCGGATGGTCGGGGTCGACGGTGTCGGCGGTGACTGGCTGTTCGCGGTCGGCGACGGCCCCGAGCAGGCGTTGCGCCTGGTGTGGCGCGAGCCCATCAGCGAGCGTCCGCAGATCCGGCAGGAGATCGTCGCGCTGTACGACCGGGCCTGCGCCGCGCTGGGCGTCGAGCCGCGGCCCCACGACTGA
- a CDS encoding heme oxygenase (biliverdin-producing), whose protein sequence is MTATTDALAPTAEVIPFSRLVRERSSGSHRDSEGAGFMHGLLKGEATRDDYIALVSQHWAIYEALEGVEPAMREVALVAPFLSPALTRLPALEADLAFLIGDDWREQLQLVPATIAYAARIREVAATWPAGYIAHHYTRYLGDLSGGLHIGRVIGRQFGFETNGIGFYLFDDIADPAAFKDAYRSQLDAAPWAPGEQERVVDEVLRAYDFNTRIFEQLSARTAAA, encoded by the coding sequence ATGACCGCCACCACCGACGCCCTCGCCCCGACCGCCGAGGTCATCCCCTTCTCGCGCCTCGTCCGCGAGCGCAGCAGCGGCAGCCACCGCGACAGCGAGGGCGCGGGATTCATGCACGGCCTGCTCAAGGGCGAGGCGACCCGCGACGACTACATCGCCCTGGTATCGCAGCACTGGGCGATCTACGAGGCGCTGGAGGGCGTGGAGCCCGCGATGCGCGAGGTCGCGCTCGTCGCTCCCTTCCTCTCCCCCGCGCTCACCCGTCTGCCCGCGCTCGAAGCCGACCTGGCCTTCCTGATCGGCGACGACTGGCGCGAGCAGTTGCAGCTGGTGCCGGCGACGATCGCCTACGCGGCTCGCATCCGCGAGGTCGCCGCCACCTGGCCCGCCGGCTACATCGCCCACCACTACACGCGCTACCTGGGCGACCTCTCGGGCGGCCTGCACATCGGCCGCGTCATCGGGCGGCAGTTCGGCTTCGAGACCAACGGCATCGGCTTCTACCTGTTCGACGACATCGCCGACCCCGCCGCCTTCAAGGATGCGTACCGCAGCCAGCTGGACGCCGCACCCTGGGCTCCCGGCGAGCAGGAGCGCGTCGTCGACGAGGTGCTGCGTGCCTACGACTTCAACACGCGCATCTTCGAGCAGCTGAGCGCCCGCACCGCGGCCGCCTAG